A section of the Ovis canadensis isolate MfBH-ARS-UI-01 breed Bighorn chromosome 1, ARS-UI_OviCan_v2, whole genome shotgun sequence genome encodes:
- the LOC138428982 gene encoding olfactory receptor 2D2-like, whose product MQELNQSTVTEFILLGFASSPRTDPLLFTFFLVFYLLILVSNSLLITLIHQDTCLHTPMYFFISVLSMLDVCYTIMTVPQMLVHILSKKRAISFARCVAQMYLFLFCGITEYWLFTIMSIDRYMAICHPLRYKVIMSRWVCLLMVGICAAYGVVGGLSYTFFAMRLPYCGPNEIDHYFCEVPAVLKLACADTSLNDLVDFITGFSVIVVPLSLIVLVYVNIFATIMKIRSAQGRVKAFSTCASHITVVTMFAIPCIITYMSPGSDSLSNSGKKMALFYNIATAFLNPVIYSLRNKDVKNAFLKLMGRGRAPE is encoded by the coding sequence ATGCAGGAACTCAACCAGTCCACTGTGACAGAATTCATCCTGTTGGGCTTTGCCTCGAGCCCCAGGACTGACCCTCTGCTCTTCACCTTCTTTCTAGTCTTTTACCTGCTGATCCTTGTGAGCAACAGCCTCCTCATCACCCTCATCCACCAGGACACATGCCTCCACACGCCCATGTACTTCTTCATCAGTGTCCTCTCCATGCTGGACGTGTGCTACACCATCATGACTGTGCCCCAGATGCTCGTGCATATTCTCAGCAAGAAGAGAGCCATCTCTTTTGCTAGATGTGTGGCCCAGATGTACCTCTTCCTCTTCTGTGGAATCACTGAGTACTGGCTTTTCACCATCATGTCCATAGACAGGTACATGGCCATCTGCCACCCTCTCCGATATAAGGTCATCATGAGCCGCTGGGTGTGCCTCCTCATGGTGGGCATCTGTGCAGCCTATGGTGTGGTGGGTGGTCTGTCCTATACCTTCTTTGCTATGCGCCTTCCCTACTGTGGCCCTAATGAAATTGACCACTACTTCTGCGAGGTCCCTGCAGTCCTGAAGCTGGCCTGTGCAGACACATCCCTTAATGATTTGGTGGACTTCATCACCGGCTTCAGTGTCATTGTGGTCCCACTCTCCTTGATTGTCCTTGTCTATGTCAACATCTTTGCCACCATCATGAAGATCCGCTCAGCCCAGGGGCGGGTcaaggccttctccacctgtgcCTCCCACATCACCGTGGTCACCATGTTTGCGATTCCATGCATCATCACATACATGAGCCCTGGCTCTGACTCCTTGTCAAACAGTGGCAAGAAAATGGCCCTTTTCTACAACATTGCCACAGCCTTCCTCAACCCTGTCATCTACAGCCTGAGGAATAAGGATGTGAAAAATGCTTTCCTCAAACTGATGGGAAGGGGCAGGGCCCCAGAGTGA